The proteins below are encoded in one region of Coffea arabica cultivar ET-39 chromosome 4c, Coffea Arabica ET-39 HiFi, whole genome shotgun sequence:
- the LOC140004713 gene encoding uncharacterized protein, producing the protein MPAWYNPQAVCAYHSGAPGHATFDCKALKHKIQDMVEAGEIVIRKREAQGPNVNRNPLPEHANIIGIILDDTEYVEPVKELAREAEVFGVTDQPFVIELPFEEDEKPFILDLTPAESESLEPVVIEFPKQEPVLSLQQVPWNYDEPDVQIGERLIAKKEVSVVTRSGKIASPFEATIPIQANNSEPPAKPTITEREALDFLKRLQRSEYNVIEKLSKSPAQISMLDLLFSSDVHRDALLEVLTKAQIPRDISVDNFSHVVGNVLFTKQITFSDEELPSEGIGHNKALYIVVRPWIHKSGAVPSSLHQLLKFVVNDKLITIFAEEDCLVITDSESKEEGSRSSTVTPHSTSDIVSVSWITKEEQALSRASVMMAKEMIRGGYEFDKGLGRDLQGILKPVEIIEKKDSFGLGFQPTAKDIKEMKERKRAEKEGRQRVFDIPPLRYTFPRPTEVITSEVNPVDEIEAISFGEADVDWASGQMADNSIRVRHCFHLTKGGQGASYS; encoded by the exons ATGCCCGCGTGGTATAATCCACAagctgtctgtgcttatcattctggggCCCCCGGACATGCCACCTTTGATTGCAAAGCGCTTAAGCATAAAATCCAAGATATGGTTGAAGCCGGGGAGATTGTAATCCGGAAAAGGGAGGCGCAAGGGCCGAACGTAAATAGGAACCCTTTACCGGAACATGCCAATATCATTGGGATTATTCTGGATGATACGGAGTATGTGGAACCAGTCAAAGAATTGGCAAGggaagctgaagtgtttggggtcacagaccaaccTTTTGTCATAGAACTGCCATTTGAAGAGGACGAGAAACCCTTTATCTTGGATCTCACGCCAGCTGAGAGTGAGTCTTTGGAGCCGGTGGTTATTGAATTCCCGAAGCAGGAGCCTGTCCTGAGCCTGCAACAAGTACCATGGAACTATGATGAACCTGACGTACAGATTGGGGAAAGGTTAATTGCAAAGAAGGAAGTATCAGTGGTCACAAGATCGGGGAAAATTGCAAGCCCGTTTGAAGCAACCATTCCGATTCAAGCAAATAACTCTGAGCCACCCGCCAAACCAACAATTACCGAGAGAGAAGCCTTAGATTTCCTTAAAAGGCTCCAAAGAAGCGAATACAATGTGATCGAGAAGCTTAGCAAGTCGCCCGCTCAAATATCCATGTTGGATCTACTTTTTTCATCAGATGTGCATAGGGATGCATTGCTCGAAGTACTGACTAAAGCTCAAATTCCTAGAGACATTTCAGTTGATAATTTCTCACACGTAGTTGGGAATGTACTCTTCACCAAGCAAATTACTTTCTCCGACGAGGAATTGCCGTCggaaggcattggacataacaagGCCCTGTACATAGTTGTGAG gccatggattcacaagtctGGGGCTGTGCCTTCTTCATTGCATCAATTGCTGAAATTCGTAGTAAATGACAAGCTGATAACTATATTTGCCGAGGAGGATTGCCTTGTAATCACCGATTCCGAGTCCAAAGAAGAGGGTAGCCGAAGCTCCACAGTGACCCCTCATAGCACATCTGATATTGTCTCCGTCAGTTGGATAACAAAGGAGGAGCAAGCTCTATCAAGggccagtgtcatgatggctaaGGAGATGATCCGTGGAGGCTATGAATTTGACAAAGGGCTGGGACGAGATCTGCAAGGAATTTTGAAGCCAGTGGAGATTATTGAGAAAAAGGATTCGTTTGGTTTAGGTTTCCAACCAACCGCCAAGGACATCAAAGAGATGAAGGAGCGCAAAAGAGCAGAGAAAGAGGGCAGGCAAAGGGTTTTTGACATTCCACCACTGCGGTATACTTTTCCACGACCAACAGAGGTTATCACATCAGAGGTTAATCCAGTCGACGAAATTGAAGCAA tatcttttggagaagccgatgttgACTGGGCGTCTGgccaaatggcagataattctatcAGAGTTCGACATTGTTTTCACCTCACAAAAggcggtcaaggggcaagctatagctga